In Myxococcales bacterium, one genomic interval encodes:
- the rpmF gene encoding 50S ribosomal protein L32, with the protein MAVPKQKTSKAKRDKRRSHDALTTGSRSTCPDCGATRQPHRVCPNCGKYRGRTVIETEAE; encoded by the coding sequence ATGGCAGTACCCAAGCAAAAAACGTCCAAGGCCAAACGCGACAAGCGCAGAAGCCACGACGCGTTGACAACCGGAAGCCGCAGCACGTGTCCCGATTGTGGTGCGACGAGACAGCCCCATCGCGTGTGCCCCAACTGCGGCAAGTACCGCGGGCGCACGGTCATCGAGACCGAAGCGGAATAG
- a CDS encoding DUF177 domain-containing protein — MKIIVERLTQSPVAEVFEASASWWRERISAARDLDCEILAPFQFSLRSYLIGSDVIFEGECSGVIGVQCGRCLARYRHALRDSFRLVAEEARGRVPPDSEGCESLARNGLYLSDELESAWFKGAVIELDGFFTEVIAEMLPLHPVCREDCKGLCPVCGVSQNDTNCGCDVAGLTPKKESPFAVLAQLRHQGAGGQ; from the coding sequence GTGAAGATCATCGTCGAGCGTCTGACGCAAAGCCCCGTGGCGGAAGTATTTGAGGCCTCAGCCAGCTGGTGGCGCGAGAGGATCTCCGCCGCCCGGGATCTGGATTGCGAGATTCTGGCTCCGTTTCAGTTCTCGCTGCGCAGCTACCTGATCGGGTCGGATGTGATATTCGAGGGCGAGTGCAGCGGGGTAATCGGGGTGCAATGCGGACGCTGTCTGGCGCGCTATCGTCACGCGCTTCGCGATTCTTTCCGGCTGGTTGCGGAAGAGGCCAGGGGCAGGGTTCCGCCGGATTCCGAGGGTTGCGAAAGTCTCGCTCGCAACGGCCTCTACCTGAGCGATGAGCTCGAAAGTGCCTGGTTCAAGGGCGCTGTGATCGAATTGGATGGATTTTTCACAGAGGTGATTGCGGAAATGCTTCCACTTCACCCTGTGTGCCGAGAGGACTGCAAGGGTTTGTGTCCAGTCTGCGGGGTTTCGCAGAATGACACGAACTGCGGGTGCGATGTCGCAGGACTCACACCCAAGAAAGAATCTCCCTTTGCAGTGCTCGCACAGCTGCGCCATCAGGGCGCAGGAGGACAATAG